From Dendropsophus ebraccatus isolate aDenEbr1 chromosome 10, aDenEbr1.pat, whole genome shotgun sequence:
ttactttttcttttaaCTTTGAGAAATACATAGCTTAGAGTAATAATGCTGAGGATGAGGCTTAGGCTGAAGATGAGGATAAGCCCCCACAGGATCAAAGACAGGGACGAGCCTGTTTTAGGTTCTGAAAGATAAAATCAGGAAATGATAAGATGACAGATATACAGCTCAGACTGACGACCAAACATCTGCTAATGGGGAAAACAAAATCTACAAGTCCTCTGATCCTGCTGTGTCCTCAGAGATAACTCACACCTGAGACTCCTCTCCTATCCAGGACCGTTTCTGCCAAGAGGCAAGATGACTATCTCACCACAAGTGGCAGGTTCCATATTTTCTAGCATCTTAGCAGcttctgctacacaccactggtTCCCATGCCCATAATACCTGCAGATGACATCTGTAACATGGGGGTACTGTGATACAGACTAATTGGTTGCAGCACTGGTTGGAGACTTCTGACACAAGGATTCCAATAGTGACGCTTCTTCGAAATCCAAATAACAGCACAAGGTGCTTAAAATATGGATGAATTAGTATTTGGTTGTTGCCCCTTTAAAGGTTTTCTAGATATATTGTATAATACTATAGTTATAGTCTCTGAGTTAGTAGGTGGTAATGCATCCACATAATGGGTCTCCTAATGACTGGCGCCATTGACTGGTATGTGCTATGGTTTAACTGAGCTCCTCTTGTCTAAATAACTAGGACAAAATGGCCAGGTTGCCATAAAGCTGTGGTCTCATATCAGAGGATTTCCCTTCTGTTACAGCCTTGGGTCACTTCTAAAGGCCCCTGTATAGACTGATTATTGCCCTATGTAAAAGACgcaacaatcatccaataaatgAGCAGACGCccgttcatcagctgatcgtataGGTTACTAGGCCCAAAAACCATTGTCAGCAGCACAATCCTTTACGACCACCAAGACCATCTAAAGACCATCCCCCAGTatagatacaactcaccccatctgacaaggagcggctcctccCCCAGTATGgctacaactcaccccatctgacaaggagcggctcccccagtatagaTACAACTCACcacatctgacaaggagcggctcccccagtatgaatacaactcaccccatctgacaaggagtggCTCCCCCAGTatagatacaactcaccccatctgacaagaagcggctcccccagtatggatacaactcaccccatctgacaaggagcagctcccccagtatggatacaactcaccccatctgacaaggagcagctcccccagtatggatacaactcaccccatctgacaaggagcggctacacagtatggatacaactcaacccatctgacaaggagtggCTCCCCCAGTatagatacaactcaccccatctgataaggagcggctcccccagtatggatacaactcaccccatctgacaaggagcggctaccccagtatggatacaactcaccccatctgacaaggagcggctcccccagtatggatacaactcaccccatctgacaaggagcggctaccccagtatggatacaactcaccccatctgacaaggagcgcctccccagtatggatacaactcaccccatctgacaaggagcggctcccccagtatggatacaactcaccccatctgacaaggagcggctcccccagtatggatacaactcaccccatctgacaaggagcggctcccccagtatggatacaactcaccccatctgacaaggagcggctccttcagtatggatacaactcaccccaccTGACAAGGAGTGGCTCCctcagtatggatacaactcaccccatctgacaaggagcggctcctccagtatggatacaactcaccccatctgactaggagcggctcctccagtatggatacaactcaccccatctgaaaAGGAGCAGCtcctccagtatggatacaactcaccccatctgacaaggagcggctcccccagtatggatacaactcaccccatctgacaaggagcagcTCCttcagtatggatacaactcaccccaccTGACAAGGAGTGGCTCCctcagtatggatacaactcaccccatctgacaaggagcggctcctccagtatggatacaactcaccccatctgactaggagcggctcctccagtatggatacaactcaccccatctgaaaAGGAGCAGCtcctccagtatggatacaactcaccccatctgacaaggagcggctcccccagtatggatacaactcaccccatctgacaaggagcggctcccccagtatggatacaactcaccccatctgacaaggagcggctcccccagtatggatacaactcaccccatctgacaaggagcggctcctccagtatggatacaactcaccccatctgacaaggagcggctcctccagtatggatacaactcaccccatctgacaaggagcggctcctccagtatggatacaactcaccccatctgacaaggagcggctcctccagtatggatacaactcaccccatctgacaaggagcggctcctccagtatggatacaactcaccccatctgacaaggagcggctaccccagtatggatacaactcaccccatctgacaaggagcggctcccccagtatggatacaactcaccccatctgacaaggagcggctcccccagtatggatacaactcaccccatctgacaaggagcggctcccccagtatggatacaactcaccccacctgacaaggagcggctccttcagtatggatacaactcaccccacctgacaaggagcggctcccccagtatggatacaactcaccccatctgacaaggagcggctcctccagtatggatacaactcaccccatctgactaggagcggctcctccagtatggatacaactcaccccatctgaaaAGGAGCAGCtcctccagtatggatacaactcaccccatctgacaaggagcgactcccccagtatggatacaactcaccccatctgacaaggagcggctcccccagtatggatacaactcaccccatctgacaaggagcggctcccccagtatggatacaactcaccccatctgacaaggagcggctcctccagtatggatacaactcaccccatctgacaaggagcggctcctccagtatggatacaactcaccccatctgacaaggagcggctcctccagtatggatacaactcaccccatctgacaaggagcggctcctccagtatggatacaactcaccccatctgacaaggagcggctcctccagtatggatacaactcaccccatctgacaaggagcggctcctccagtatggatacaactcaccccatctgacaaggagcggctcctccaGGCTGCTGTGATCCACATAACAGGAGTAGCTGTCGCCATCTTTGGTGATCACTTCCGCACTGACCCTGATCTGATAGGTGCCGTCAGGATTGGGGAGGACATAGGTGGACTGATAGGTGGGGATGTCATCTATCCTGTTCTTAACCCACTTCACATCCACCGCTCGGGGATGGAATCCATACACCAGACAGTGAAGTGTTGCAATTTCATcggatatgtgtcctgtgaccttcACATGTGGCAGAACTGGGACAAAAATATTAAGTTTGACTTCATTTTTGGAAAGTTTTGATTTATTCTTGAACATATCCAGTAAAAAAAGAGAATGTGTGATATGACAGACAGCCGCAAATAATATCTCAGATGACACGTTATCTCTGATAAATGTATAGTTCTAGCCTTGCAGAAAGCAGACACGAGAAAATATCCACCATACTGGTACAACCAGTGGTGAAGCTGGGAGGTGCGGTGCCAGGCCTCTGCCAGGCCTCCACAGGCTGGGGTCCAACTGACAGGGGTGGGCTCCTGAACAGACACTTAGGGCCCCTGTGGTCAGCACCTGGGCAACTGCCAGGCTCCCAGGAGGGCCTACTCAGGTGCTGTGTCTGCCACTTTTACTGTATGCGCTCCTAATGAGTGATTGGCAGAGAGAAGGCCATTGGCTCCCCGCTCTGTTAAATACTTTTGTGGCCGCATGCAGCTTTTTCCCCCCAACAATCGGAAGGaagggagaggtttttttttattatgtgtttaCATGAGGTTGGGGAACTAATAACTTGGGAGGTAGAGGGAATGTGCTAACTATCAGGGCAGGAGATGCctaacagggggattacctacaaggAGGGGCCTGAAAAAGTTGGAGTCTGCTTCTTTTCCTGCCCTGTCTGTGGGATTGAGATGGTCCCATTATCTTTCTTTGGTTACAGCTGGTCTCACTGCTAAGGCCCACTGTGACCAGGAGATACAGCCGGGGAGAGAGTACGGCAGCCGTGTAATTCACTCCTCGGATGTATCGCTGTAACAACCAATTTCGACAATGAAAGTCTATAAGGCTTCATGGTCAACATTAGCAAGGGGCCGGGGGAGTGGAAGGCACAGCTGCCGCACtccctccctggctgtatctcctgatcacagtgggtcttagCAATGAGactcactgtgatcaataacttttcacatgtctgatCACAATGTTAttgttaatgacagtgactctacCATGTTAATGACATGGTAGAGATAACTCCAGTGTGACATCACCTCTCCTCTCCAGTTCTTCTCTTCCGTGCTCAATGTATCTTCTCAGCCTTTGGATACATTTATTGTCCAGATATTCCTTCTGTCTCGCCTTCATTCCTAGATCCGGACTGTTCCATCTCTGTGTGGTGATCTGAGCCTCGGACATCGTAGGGATGTAGGTTCCTGTCGGTACATCGAAGTACATGTATTCTTCTCCATCATATCTGTACTGCTCGTCACTCATGGTGCTGCCGTCATCATTCAGCTCACAGCTAACCATCACCTGCACAGAATGGAAACCTGGACACAAAACAAGACCATGTAAGACTATACCCACACACTGGGTGAGATCATCAGAAACTGCCCTACACAgcataaacttagactagacagtctaagattGTGAGACATTTAAAAACCTTGCATACATTTGGACTTCTTAGTCTATGTTTGACCATCTATTAGTTGGCTTACTTTAATGGCAAAAATGTTTAATAGAACATGGTACATTTTGGGCACATTTAGACCACATGCCTTTCCAAGTGATGCCCACGCCCACTCTCTAGTAAGCCATACCCCCCTTTTTTCAAGCTTGGCACAGATGTGTTTAAAAATGTAGATAATGTACAATGTAGGACCACATGTAGGACCACCCTTCTTTTCCAAGACCagcctggtaaaaaaaaacaaaaaaacaagcagcagcctagtagtaccaggatgGAAAGTGCCATTTGTTTTTCCCTTACCAGCCTACTAATACCAGCCTGCTtccacccagtccaggagtgccagTTTTTGATACTACGGGACTActggtatctggctcttcccagtaccccagtggcggtgggtactggggtaataatgtggaGGATAGTAATAGCCATTTTACGGGCTTACACTAAGCCCAGGCCTAGTAATGGATATTATATATCAGATGGCTACCCCTGCTAAGCCTGCCCAGGTAGCGGATTTAAAGCCCAGGTAGCGGATTGAAAATGGGATCTCAGGGGCTAATTCATGCCAGAACAGCCATTGGGGCATGCCAGCATGAAGAGGCGGCCCTCTGCTACACGTAGTAATGGCTCCCAGCCTTCCGTTATATCGGCAGTGGTGCACCGAGACATATAATAACTTCTCAGTCTGGCTATGGGTATGTATGTATAGAGTAGTATCTGTTCTGAATAAAGTGCGGTATATTGTCTCTCACCTCCGCTGTGGTTGAATCTCTTCATCCCTATCTTCACCTCATGTCTGAATAAAGCCTCATCTTCTTTATCAAGCTGGGTATCTTTCTCCCAGTGCTCCGTATCTTCAATCCTCTTCACCCATGGAGCCACTGGGACGCATCTCCTTATATCACTGGTGTATAAATCAATCTGCTTATCATCCACATATCCGGCTATGGAGAATTCAGGTATTCCGTATCCTGGGGCTGAGACCCCGGTGTAATAATATCGCAGAGAGTGACTAtctgagagagacatacagagtgTTACATACAACGCTGATCATGTTATCAACTACAGGGCAATATTCAAATCTGGCTGCGGCAAACCCTATTGACGAATTTTGCTGTTAATGGAACAATTGCTGCGCTCCCCTCGGTTCTAAGGGAGCTAAGTTTCGTGAGAGAATATTCTTACTAATATTTAAGGATTCTATAAGCGCAGGCTCTGGATCACAGGACTGGCACATACTTAATATAATATCAGCTGGTGGACGGGGGTCACAATGTGCGCCAAGAAAATATCCAGCTCCATTTCTGAGACAAATTTATGGGACACTtatctgcacagctgaaggtcaaaCCATGTCTAACCAATCTCTGGGGTTACCgccctatcacagagggttattACATCTCTtgcccaatcagattcccccccccccccgaaggaagatatatatagatatacagtatataatggggTGCATCTAATGGGTTCAGTTGAATTTCTTTGTGTGTGTAGTCTGTGTAGCCTGCCGAGGGTTTCTTCCTGGGCCTGGCCAGGAGGCCAGGATCCATGTGTGGGACTATTACTTTTCTTCTATATACTGATACCCTAACCATGTCAGGCTAGACCATCACAAGACAGGGGCTATGGAACCTCAAGAATTTATCCTATGTACGCTGGGCTGACATCTTCTTCTTCTACCTCTGAATGCAATGCACAAGTAACTGAGATACTGAATAAATCAGTAGTATAGCACAGTGCCAAGGCCGAGTCTCTACTGAATGCTGCCAGGATTCCTGAAACGTCACGTGGAGGGCTAGCTCTACTCCCTAGGTGTGCCTGTAAACCCTGATCATGTGGTACTCAGTGCCCATATGGTAGCTTAGGTGATGTTCATTCCCATGGATACAGGAACTTTCTATTAAGACCCCCAGCTGATCCATAGTAGTCTGGATAAGAACCCCACATTCACCCCCACAGACCCCTAAGTTGATTCAGCCCCACTTCTCAAGGTTACTTAACTAAAAGCCTATTGTCTTCAAAGTCTATATATTTGACTCAGTGGTATATATCCAGCTCCTATGCTGTGTCACAGTTATTGCTCTAGTCTACCACTGTCTCAACCGTGTCTGTTGTATGTGAGAAAAGCACAAAAGTCTATTGTTTTACCAAAGATACTGTGAAAGCCGCAAAGCTATATTTATATATGACAGTATCTACGCTCTACTGCACTACAACGTTCTTCAGTAAaagccttaaagaggttttccaagatTAATAACTAATTCAGAAAAACATCAAACTATATTACCAAAGCTTAGACAAACCTCCCCATTTATTTTCTACTTTAGCAGCTTCTCCTGGGATGATACAGCTCTGTTTACATCttgttttatttgtttacatTCAGCTCTGCCTGTTTTCTTACACAGCACACCTACTGGCCAGAGGCAgaactgcagtgtatacagattCAGTCAGTAAGAAGGTCTAAAGAAAAGTTTATTCACTGTGACTTTATACAGTCTTTGAAAAATGTGCCCATAATAAATTTCTCTGCTGACGGCTGCCTAGCACAATTCTATCCAATCAGCAGCGAATCACAATTCTAGCCAATCATTATGCACACAGTTGACTGGCTACTGTAGCAGCCACCCCCTTCGCCCCCAAAAGATGGGACACCTGCCAGGGGCTGCAGGTATGTGAACAAGCACACAGGCGGCTACCCCACAGACAGGAACAGTGCCccacactgtcccctgctggtgtgatgatgtagagaggacactgccccttgctggtgtgatgatgtgggaaggacacactgccacctactggtttGTTGATGTTGTGGGGAGAACACACTTCCCCCTGCTGGTGTCATGatatggggaggacacactgcccccctgctaATGTGATCATGTggggagaacacactgcccccctgctgatgtgatgatatggggaggacatactgccccctgctggtgtgatgatgtgcggAGGACATactgctccctgctggtgtgatgatgtggaggacatactgctccctgctggtgtgatgatgtgtggaggatatattgccccctgctgatgtgatgatgtggggaggacacactgccccctactggtataatgatgtggggaggacatactaccccctgctggtgtgatgatgtgcagaggacatactgccccctgctgatgtgaTGATGTTGGAAGGACAtactactgccccctgctggtgtaatgatatGGCAAGGACACACTCCtccccaataaaaataaaattatcaaCAAATCTACCCCAAACATGTCAGCTACACTACTGTCCCAAAGatgaccccagcccccccccccccccccccacacacacacacacacacaggttaagGTTATGGAGCTCTGTGTAATCTATTATTAAGCACTTTAtcaataataaagacaacaatcggcTGAGGagccgatcatcgactgatcgttttcTTTTAACATACATGTTTTTTAAATGATTGGCTGATGGACGCGCTACATGCAACAATGATGCGATGGCCGATGACAGTGTAAAGAGAATAataaaagattatacttacctgtctggacAGCGCCGTGGCCggggattggctgagaggcctgtaaTGTCAAAGACAGCTACAGAAGCTTCAGCGGCAGTTGCAGGTGAAAAGGAAACGCGGGGAGAAGGCATCAGGACACCGGGGAAGACTGGACAGgcaagtataatctttattattttctatatacagcaagggttgcatggacatcactaatgatgcccgtgcagcccttgctgcacagttCTTGATCCCTTACAACATTAACTGTCATCCATGATACATATCATCAAAGTCAGGGCTGATAAAGACATCAGGGATATCAAACTATGAAAAATATACTATTATAATAGGTAATAGTATAACAGACACCACTGTGTATACTCACCAGAATAGACTCTGTACAGGCTCAGAAGGATCAGGGTGCCGATCATCTCCATCCTGTGTGTGACAACAACACAAACTCAAAAACTAAACAACAACAAACTGCACAAGGAACAGGATATGCTCAGAACATAGGATGAAGGGGCGGAGTTGTGGCTAAAACTTGTTTACAAGCAAGTGCTCCAAAAGTAACTGAATCTGCAGTTACCAGGCAGAGTAAAAAGCAATACAGGCACTACATAagtagtacagtatattatattaacAGATGATCACAAGTCTCCAAGACTTACAAACAGTAAAAAATTACAACATATGGTAAAGGAAGCAACGTGGTGCACTCACCGTTTTGCAGAATGTGTAGCTTTATTGAGGATTAAGGTatatctgcagtgtcccagaacgcaaggactactactcctattatggccatttctcttgctgtgtcaatgcctgttctggtaagtgtttgcactgcaactgctgctggttttcccctagtattctctggtaatgtgcattctcatgtatgTTCttgtgtattcctgtgtattattacattgtacagtggtatgcaaggctgttgatcacgtgactgtgccagtgccctgtaaccatggttcctccaatggccaactagctctggccaggggttaccatgtgacctcccacttcctcctaacaagttagtcttccccctgcttccaagcaaggaggatgtgtgtcgtccctctcctacctcagaggagttggacgtgtcgcaggtcccacttcaccactagaagtgtggatcgagtgctctgctgtattcaagtcttcgccTGTATCTGCCTGCTCCAGTGTCCGgaatcttctctctcatctgggtgtcattccgttatctctcatcatcgctgcaaggattcacaacaagtattactctcaagctaatccacccagcaacgctatttctctcatactcctactcccatcatccggcacgtattctcacagcctatgcagcaccactcctgctttatttgtcaaagcctgctatatacttggttgcatccggacagaactgttgctactagttacctcatctataataaaaccgctgttactgaaccccggcattggtgtccactaactggtgccctgactaagtgcagcgaagaatcgcatgcccatcatcacccgcagattccacagaccggccctacagctgtgctgccttcaggcctataccgtgacaagtataacccctgcagctgccccggtcattgcccgctcataacaccagcactgcggaagtggcccccaggggccagggcatcgcatatccATAGTTTAATCCGTGCGGGTAGTGTGGACGCCAACACCCTCCATTGCGATGACAGCAGTTTCACTCCCTAAATTCGGCGCTTCTTCAGATCCCGTATTCCGTGACGCGTCTGAAGCTGGGCGTTACAGTGATTCATAAAAACAAAGTTACATTAGTGAATAATTACAATGTATTCAAGACGTGTGATTAAAGGAACATGCTTAGATCGGTGCACTCATTTAAACCCATTTTACCTTGGGCATTTGTGGCTAGGATCCAGGATTGAAGCAGGTACTTATTGGGATCTTCTCCCCCTTTGTTTTGTACTCGCTGTAACCCCATGAATTTAAGGTCTTTTATATTACCGTTGTGTTTTACATTCACATGTTCTATAAACCGTGGGGCTCCTTGGCCGGTTCGTAGCGACCTTACATGCTCACTGAGCCGTGTGTTGATTGGTCTAATAGTCTTACCTATGTAGTATAGGCCACAGACATCATACGCAGAGCCATTAATGACAACTGGTATCTTTTCCATCATGATCCTTTGTTTGAAAAAATATACACTAACAAACCTATGATCACGTTTAGACGTACAAAGAATATAAAAGACATCATAGTGCGTAGCAAGTACTCCAACaagagatataaaaaaaaaaaaaacacagaactagTTAAGGGAAAAATTATATGGTAATCACAAATGTGGAAATTGTAACTGGTGCACTGATTTCCAGCAAGGCAAAACGGTGAATTTAGGAGGCCATATACAAAATGATATGATATGCTGTAGAACAAAATACGTAGTGTATGCCATCACGTGTAGGTGTGGCCTATACTACATAGGTAAGACTATTAGACCAATCAACACACGGCTCAGTGAGCATGTAAGGTCGCTACGAACCGGCCTAGGAGCCCAACGGTTTATAGAACATGTGAATGTAAAACACAACGTTAATATAAAAGACCTTAAATTCATGGGGTTACAGCGAGTACAAAACAAAGGGGGAGGAGATCCCAATAAGTACCTGCTTCAATCCTGGATCCTAGCCACAAATGCCCAAGGTAAAATGGGTTTAAATGAGTGCACCGATCTAAGCATGTTCCTTTAATCACACGTCTTGAATACATTGTAATTACTCACAAATGTAACTTTGTTTTTATGAATCACTGTAACGCCCAGCTTCAGACGCGTCACGGAATACGGGTATTTATGTGACGTAGCTGAAGGGGGCGGCATCTGAAGAAGCGCCGAATTTAGGGAGTGAAACTGCTGTCATCGCAGTGGAGGGTGTTGGCGTACACACTACCCGCACAGAGTAAACTATGGATATACCTTAATCCTCAATAAAGCTAGACATTCTGCAAAACGGTGAGTGCACCACGTTGCTTCCTTTACCATATGTCGCTATTGAAATGAACTTGCTTTCTGCAATTGTATGGTGGCACCACATATGCAGGTTTTTCTAGAGCTACCTTCCTTCTGGCTtatacagtcttaggctatgttcacactacgtacgaatccgtacgcatttcgcacggcgccgtacatgtgcggctgaaacaacgtgcgtgcgaatattcgatgtgcggtCGGATGCGTACACAATGtgtacgcaatgcgtacgcaatgcgaacgtacgcccgtagtctacttacgcttcccgagccccctacgaagcgatctgacagcggtcttttacttggaaatcttcgcctagccccggacaccccacagaactttttggatcggcatagaagagtggaaaaatgaagaaatcaccacttcatACGGATTCGCgggatacgctacgggcgtaagttacaagccttccggctggaaacaatggtctggttaatttcttacggcgccgtatacaatcccggcgtacattcgtacgaagtgtgaactgtgcggccgggatcgtatactttgcattgtacgctaactacgtaagtttccggccgcatattcacggagcgcactacggccggaagcttacgtagtgtgaacctagcctaactagtAGTGCCGACCTCTACTCCATTACAAATTGATAAAGACTACTAAAGAATAAAAGACATCATTCACATTGTTTATTTGTAGAAATATAAAGATCCTGAACTACTGTATAAAATGATCCCATTATTTATCCTGCATGGTGAAGACTCTAAAAA
This genomic window contains:
- the LOC138802339 gene encoding class I histocompatibility antigen, F10 alpha chain-like codes for the protein MEMIGTLILLSLYRVYSDSHSLRYYYTGVSAPGYGIPEFSIAGYVDDKQIDLYTSDIRRCVPVAPWVKRIEDTEHWEKDTQLDKEDEALFRHEVKIGMKRFNHSGGFHSVQVMVSCELNDDGSTMSDEQYRYDGEEYMYFDVPTGTYIPTMSEAQITTQRWNSPDLGMKARQKEYLDNKCIQRLRRYIEHGREELERRVLPHVKVTGHISDEIATLHCLVYGFHPRAVDVKWVKNRIDDIPTYQSTYVLPNPDGTYQIRVSAEVITKDGDSYSCYVDHSSLEEPLLVRWEPKTGSSLSLILWGLILIFSLSLILSIITLSYVFLKVKRKTLDKPRRVDSRLTRT